TCGGCCTGGTCCGGGGCGGCGCCCAGCGCTGGCTCGGGGTGGCGCCGTTCGTGTTCCAGCCGTCCGAGCTGGCCAAGGTGAGTTTCGTTCTCTACCTGGCCTACACGCTGTCCAGGAAGGGCGAACGGTTGCAGCAGTTCGTGTCCGGGCTGCTACCGCCGCTGCTGGTGACCGGTTTGTTCGTGCTGCTGCTGCTGGCCGAGCCGGACTTCGGCTCCGCGTTCATCCTCGCCATCATCGCCATGGCGATGCTTTTCGTCGCCGGCGGCCGGACGACGCACCTCGCCGCCGTGGCCATGGCGGCGCTGCCCGTCGCCGCGTTCCTGATCATGACCGCGGACTACCGGGTCAAGCGGTTGCTGGCCTTCCTGGACCCCTGGAGCGATTCGGCCAACAGCGGTTTCCAGATCATCCAGTCCTACATCGCCTTCGGTTCCGGCCAGTTGTGGGGCCGGGGGTTGGGGCAGAGCCGGCAGAAGCTCCACTACCTGCCGGAGGCGCACACGGACTTCATCTACTCGGTGATCGGCGAGGAACTGGGGCTGTGGGGCGCGCTCCTGGTCGTGCTGCTGTTCGGCATCCTGCTGCTCCGCGGCATGGGGCTGGCGCTGGAACGCGAGGATTCGTTCACGCGCCTCATGGTGTTCGGCCTGACACTGCTCCTGGGCCTGCAGGCGCTGGTGCACATGAGCGTGGTCATGGGCCTGGTGCCCACCAAGGGCCTGGTGCTGCCGTTCGTGAGCTACGGCGGCTCGGCCATGGTGGTGCACCTCACGGTGGCGGGGATGCTCCTGAGCGCTTCCTTCCGGAGGGACCCGCCATGCGACTGATCGTGGCCGGCGGCGGCACCGGCGGCCATCTCTTCCCCGGCCTCGCCGTGGCTCGGGAGTTCCTCCGGCGCCACGAGGACGCGCGCATTCTCTTCGTGGGAAGCCGCTGGGGCATCGAGAGCCGGGTGATCCCGCGGACCGAGTTCCCGCTGGAGCTGCTGCCCATCCGCGGCCTCAAGGGGCGCGGCCTCAAGGGACTTGTGGAAGGCCTGTACGGCATCCCCCTGAGCCTGTGGCGCTCACGCGCCATCATCCGCCGCTTCGATCCGCAGTGCATCATCGGCCTGGGAGGCTACGCCTCGGGTCCGCTGCTGCTCGCCGGCGTGTCGCGGCGCATCCGCTGCGCCGTGCTGGAGCAGAACCTGCGCCCGGGCCTCACCAACCGCGTCCTGGGCCGGCTCGTGGACCGGATCTTCACCAGCTTCCGCGAGAGCGTGGACTACTTCCCCGCGGACAAGGTGGTGCTCGCCGGCACGCCGGTGCGCTGGCGCGAGTTGCCGGAGGTGGAGCGGGAAGCGGAGCGTTTCCACCTGCTGGTCTTCGGCGGCAGCGCCGGGGCGCGCCGCATCAACGAGACGGTGCTGGGCGCGCTGGCGCACATGGGGGAGGAGGCGGCGGGCTTTCGGGTGACGCACCAGAGCGGGCGCGCGGACGAGGATCGGGTGCGGCAAGGCTACGCGTCGTTGCCGTGCGAGGCCGAGGTGCTGCCGTTCATCGACCAGATGGACCGGGCCTACGCCGCGGCGGACCTGGTGGTCTGCCGGGCGGGCGCCTCCACCCTGGCGGAGCTGACGCTGTTCGGCAAGCCCGCCGTGCTGATCCCGTATCCCTACGCGGCCCACGACCATCAGCGCCTCAACGCGCTGGCGCTGGAAAAGGTGGGCGCCGCGGTGATGATCGTGGAGCGGGAGCTGAGCGCCACGGGGCTGGCGGAGACTCTTCGCACGTTCCACGGCGACGCCGGCCGGCGCCGCGCCATGGGCGAGGCGGCCGCCCGCCTGGGCCGGGGCGACGCCGCCGAGCGCATCGTCGACGAGTGCCACGCGCTGGTGCCGGCGTGGTCGCGGCACGAATCCGGCGCCGCGCCCGGGCCGGCCGGCAAGGAGGCGGCAAGCTCATGAGCCCGGCGCGCCGTGATATCAGACCGTTCGAGCGGCGTCACCGGGTGCACTTCGTCGGCATCGGCGGCGTGGGCATGAGCGGCATCGCGGAGGTGCTGTTGAACCTGGGTTACGAGATCAGCGGCTCCGACCTGCAGGAAAGCGACGCCACCCGGCGGCTCGCCGCGCTGGGGGCGGCGGTGCACATCGGCCACGACGCCGCCCACCTGCCGGAGGAGCTTTCGGTGGTGGTGATCTCGACGGCGGTGAAGTTCGCCAACCCCGAGGTAACGGCGGCCAAGGAAAGGCAGATCCCGGTGATTCCGCGGGCGGAGATGCTCGCCGAGCTGATGCGCATGAAGTACGGCGTCGCGGTGGCCGGAAGCCACGGCAAGACCACCACCACGTCGATGATCGGCCACGTGCTCACCGAGGCGCGCATGGACCCCACGCTGGTGATCGGCGGCCGGGTGCGCTCGCTGGCGGGCAACGCGCAGATGGGCAAGGGCGACATCCTAGTGGCCGAAGCGGACGAAAGCGACGGCACCTTCCTGCTGCTCTCGCCCGTGGTGGCGGTAGTGACCAACATCGACCGCGAGCACATCGACTACTACGGCACTCCCGAAGCCCTGGCGGACGCGTTCCTGGCCTTCGTCAACAAGGTGCCGTTCTACGGCGTCGCCGTGCTGTGCCTGGACCACCCGACGGTGCGCGCGCTGATCCCGCGGGTCAACAAGCGGGTGGTGACCTACGGCCTGTCGGCGGACGCCGACTTCAGCGCCGAGTGCGTGGCGACCCGGCGCATGGAGTCGACGTTTTCGGTGCTGCGCCGCGGCCGCGCGCTCGGGACCGTGACGCTGCCCATGCCCGGCCGTCACAGCGTCGCCAACGCGCTGGCCGCCATCGCGGCGGCGGTGGAGCTGGGAGTGGAGTTCGCTGAAGCGTCCGCGGCCCTGGGCGCCTTCGCCGG
This is a stretch of genomic DNA from Deltaproteobacteria bacterium. It encodes these proteins:
- the ftsW gene encoding putative lipid II flippase FtsW, yielding MSAIRDMDRWMVISLVVLLAIGITMVLNTSYLYSQERFGDGTYLFRKQLVAVAAGVIGLCAAVVLPPSVYRRLTVPLFVVALASLVLVLLPGVGLVRGGAQRWLGVAPFVFQPSELAKVSFVLYLAYTLSRKGERLQQFVSGLLPPLLVTGLFVLLLLAEPDFGSAFILAIIAMAMLFVAGGRTTHLAAVAMAALPVAAFLIMTADYRVKRLLAFLDPWSDSANSGFQIIQSYIAFGSGQLWGRGLGQSRQKLHYLPEAHTDFIYSVIGEELGLWGALLVVLLFGILLLRGMGLALEREDSFTRLMVFGLTLLLGLQALVHMSVVMGLVPTKGLVLPFVSYGGSAMVVHLTVAGMLLSASFRRDPPCD
- the murG gene encoding undecaprenyldiphospho-muramoylpentapeptide beta-N-acetylglucosaminyltransferase — translated: MRLIVAGGGTGGHLFPGLAVAREFLRRHEDARILFVGSRWGIESRVIPRTEFPLELLPIRGLKGRGLKGLVEGLYGIPLSLWRSRAIIRRFDPQCIIGLGGYASGPLLLAGVSRRIRCAVLEQNLRPGLTNRVLGRLVDRIFTSFRESVDYFPADKVVLAGTPVRWRELPEVEREAERFHLLVFGGSAGARRINETVLGALAHMGEEAAGFRVTHQSGRADEDRVRQGYASLPCEAEVLPFIDQMDRAYAAADLVVCRAGASTLAELTLFGKPAVLIPYPYAAHDHQRLNALALEKVGAAVMIVERELSATGLAETLRTFHGDAGRRRAMGEAAARLGRGDAAERIVDECHALVPAWSRHESGAAPGPAGKEAASS
- the murC gene encoding UDP-N-acetylmuramate--L-alanine ligase, which produces MSPARRDIRPFERRHRVHFVGIGGVGMSGIAEVLLNLGYEISGSDLQESDATRRLAALGAAVHIGHDAAHLPEELSVVVISTAVKFANPEVTAAKERQIPVIPRAEMLAELMRMKYGVAVAGSHGKTTTTSMIGHVLTEARMDPTLVIGGRVRSLAGNAQMGKGDILVAEADESDGTFLLLSPVVAVVTNIDREHIDYYGTPEALADAFLAFVNKVPFYGVAVLCLDHPTVRALIPRVNKRVVTYGLSADADFSAECVATRRMESTFSVLRRGRALGTVTLPMPGRHSVANALAAIAAAVELGVEFAEASAALGAFAGIHRRSEIKGEAAGVLVMDDYGHHPAEIETTLQAITEGWDRPLTVVFQPHRYSRTKDLFEDFVPAFDRAHRLILTEVYAAGEEPVPGVGGEELYRAIRRRGHMDVEFVATREDIAGGLLPRLAEGDMVLTLGAGDVYKVGESLLERLREQRP